The Electrophorus electricus isolate fEleEle1 chromosome 4, fEleEle1.pri, whole genome shotgun sequence region TTACGTTTGTAATATGTCTTTGCAGTGTGTAAAAATCAATATCAAGGACAAGCAAGTGAAATACTTCATTCATTACAGTGGATGGAATAAAAAGTAAGTTTTCTTATTTTCCATAAGAAATACacatcacattttgtttttgatttatttttttggttagAAAATGCTTTATGAATGTGTCCTGTTTCTAGCTGGGACGAATGGGTTCCTGAAAGCCGTGTGCTCAAATATGTGGACAGTAacctacagaaacagaaagagctTCAGAAGGCAAATCAGTGAGTTTGCTTCACTCCTGCTGAGCCAATGAGGGAACCTCGGTGtgactttgttgttgtttattattattattattattattattattattattttcttcctAATAGCATTCATTCATCTTTGGTTTAAACTGGTATCAGACTTTATATGATGGTGTCTCactaaagggtgtgtgtgtgtgtttgtgtgtgtgtgtgtgtgtgtgtgtgtgtgtgtgtgtgtgtgtgtgtgtgtgtgtgtgtgtccgcgcgcgcgtgtgtgtgcccgcACGCGCATGTTCTAGAGACCATTATGTTGAGGGAAGGATGAGGGGAGTCGCACCAAGCAAGAAGATAGCTGCTGTGCAGCAAAAAAACGTTGACGTGTAAGTTCTCCTTGGTTTCAAACTCCATCAAACCCACCGGGCTCGCGAGGGGTGTGTCCACAAAGTATCTCAGaatggaaagagagacaaaTAACCTTTCTAatcctttctttccttttactTTTCAGGAAAGcgaaaaagaacaaacaaaagagtAGGCTAACATTTTTCCTATGCATCACTGGAATATGGTGATATGTAGTTTGTTATATTTAGAGGGAATTTTATGATGATATAGGAATGTTTACTATAGAATATTCAGCATAATTTGCAGTACTGACTGACAGGAAATTAAGTGATGAATGAAGATATTGATTGCACCTTTTCTAGCaccaggagctggagaggggaccagcacagcagaaatgccccaccccccacgtaAGAAGAGGGCCCGAGTTGACCCAactgtggagagtgtatgttcAGCAAAACTGTCTagtgaaatattcattcatattaaaCTGCTGTTCTCACAAGCCATTTTGATATCACAGTGAAAATTTCTAGTTACTGTCATTCatcagactgttttttttttgtttgttttttgtttttgtttgggttttttgtttttgtttttgcctttttgctACAGGAAGAAACTTTTATCAATCGGGTAGAAGTAAAGGTGAAGATTCCGGAGGAGTTAAAACCATGGCTAGTCGATGACTGGGACCTTATCACCAGACAGAAGCAGGTGTCACTTTAAATTCAACCCAACCTGAATTCTAATCTAACTCAAATTGGAAATGCATTGCCTTTTGTGCAACCTATTTGttctgacagtttttttttccccaaaatcaTGTAGATTTTGAGTAATTTTGCTCAGGTAATTTGGGTTAAACGCTCTTGTCTGTTATCAGAAAATATTTGCTAAACATAATTACTGTTTCTCTATTAATAGCTTTTCCACCTGCCAGCAAAAAAGAATGTTGATGCTGTATTGGAGGACTATGCAAATTACAAGAAGTCAAGAGGAAACTCTGATAACAagtatgtacattttaatatgGAAGTATGCACAGGGCAGACGGGAGAAAGAAGACGCCAGTGTGGTTATCAGCAGCCAGCTGGACTGGTCTTTGCCTTAGGCAGCATTAATCCTCCTTATAGTGctgtttaaacatgttttgaatgatttgtactgGGAAATTGGACTGTTCCCCTTAAAGAACAGACCATTTGAACAGGTTGTAGCAGGCATTGTAGCTTGAATGCTTTCTTTGTTCTTCCTGAAGAAAAAGCCATTCAAGTAACATCATGCAGTAGAACACTAGATTGTGTGTAGTTTTGGTTGAGATGTTTCCTCCTTTATGCTGAAGTACTCTCTCTGTGATGTCTTTATCTAGGGAATATGCTGTGAATGAAGTGGTTGCTGGTATTCGTGAGTactttaatgtaatgttaggCACCCAGCTCCTCTACAAGTTTGAAAGACCACAATATGCTGAGATCCTGGCAAATCATCCGGACACCTCAATGTCTCACGTCTATGGGGCACCGCACCTGCTGAGACTCTTTGGTACGAGCCATTTgtcaagctgtgtgtgtgtgtgatctgtagTCTAAAGCTTGATTTGTGGTCCCCGTGATACAACGCCACCCTGAGGCCCAGTTTATCTTAACAATGCATGTTCCTTAATGAATCTGTGCAAGTCATTTGCTTTTTTGGAGCATATTCTTtcagaacattaaaaatgaaactttcaCTCTGAATCCATTTTAATTGTCTGGACACAAGTGTCTTATGGATGTAGCAGACAggcatttctttatttttagatCTAAAGTGCCTTTTGTAATTATGACGTAGCTGACTGCTAAATGGAGTCCTTTAAAGACTCCTAACTATCCTGTCTGAAAATTTTCACAATGCAACAAGCAAGTGAATGTCAAGTAGAATTTTCTCCTTACAAGGGTTGGGGTCTCATGTGTCCCAtatttatgtgaatgtgtgccAGTGAGAATTGGAGCCATGCTGGCATACACTCCTCTGGATGAGAAGAGCCTAAGCCTGCTTCTCAGCTACCTGCAAGATTTCTTGAAGTAAGTACAGGTCAATTTTTGGCATTTTGAGGATGTTAGGAAATCATGCTTAAAAGAGCTGTGCAAGGGAGTATGGACCTGTctttaaaatctaattattGAGAGATACAGAGATGAACAAGGTTCAGACATGCAGTAAATTAATATTGCCAAGTCCTATTCGGGTTACATGGGATCCTGGGGTAATTTGTTATGCAGGTCCTCCTCTTACAATGAGAAATAAAGTATTGGCCATGTCTAAAACTTGCAGTGCAagttgcctgttttttttttttttgttttttttttccttcccccaTCTAACTCGGTATGACgcatctgatgcttttataaaTGGTAAACAGCACAGTTTATACAAGGGTTTGTgctcaccagcacagtgttCCCCTGCTCTGAACCCTGTTCTGGTTTTCTggaagtcatttaaaaatgcatctaaTAGTAAAAAGAGCAAGTTTAGAGAAGGAATCAGGCTTTCAGAAATCGGGAAGGAAAAACCTCATTTTTAACTATATCTGTATGCTACTGAATGTTTTGAATAAAGCAGTCAACTTTGCTTACATTCCATTGTGTAGCGCTTTGACAAAAGGAATGAATGGTAATATAAATGCCCTAATTTTTATATGTTTCTAATATAGGTATCTTGTGAAGAATTCATGTCTATTCAACGCCTGCGACTATGAGGTTGCACCACCGGAATACCATCGCAAAGCGGTGTGAACTCAAATTCCAAGAAGAtctgtattttaaaattttgtttattttaaaagtcctCTTTAAGGGAGACCCCAAACTCCAAAGAAGACTCTATAAACATTTGATCGACTGAAAGGTAAATTAAGACGATATGTAACAGCCCATTATACTGGTCTGGTACTAAGTCTCCGTGGAAAGCTGCTGCTCCAAACTCTATAGTGGAACATATTTTGGTTCAAATAAAATTGACAGTAACTTTGATAAAAGTGAATTATCAAGGGAATTGCTGCCAAATTTGTAGggcttttttatgtttgttaataaattgTCCTTCTCAGACATGGCTCGGTGTTTGTGGTTGCtggctttttgttgtttgttttggttttgtttgtttttctttgttgggACCGCTACTTTTATGTGTAATGTGTACAGTAGACTGTTTTAAAGGTTTGTTGACCAATGTACCATAGTCTTAAAGCATTTGTGCAGTGGTATGATTTTAAGGCATAAGTATAAAAAGGTGTATATGgccttaataaataaaaatttactTCCTTAAACTTAACTGCactctttaaataaatagatttgtAGCCATTTTTATTCATAAACGCATCTGCTCGTTGATATGTAGCCATTCAAATGATCGACTATATAAAGCTTTGTGGttactgtatttatataaatttcaGCTGTTTGAGTTAATGTAAGAAAGTTTGACTCGTATGTAACCAGCTGATAGTCATGAGAGAATACTGAACTTCTAGCTGATTAAATAAAGGCCGAAATGTTCTTTTAGGGTTTTTCATGCTCAGTTGCTACGTTGTTTTACTTAAGCACGAGTGTAAATAATATTATGCATGACATATTTGATCGTGTTCTGTACATCGTTAACCCGTGCTTATGTTTTTTACACTGGGCTAGTCCAGTCGTACTGGGGTCTGAAAATGGTTGCAGTTTTGAGAACTGAGCCTCCGTCCACAATTCTGCCCTATGGCTGTGTTTTGGCTGAATGGGTGTCGCTTCCTGGGACACCGCCGCAGTACAGCTGAGAGGATCGAAACAAACCCCGAGGCCACTTTATGCTCAGGAGCAGCCCACACAATCCGCCGGACATACGCGAGGCGACTTTTCCTCGTTATGACCTTCGCTCCGATACTTCAGCCATTCCCACTGCTCCCAGTCTTTACGCAGACGCCTCAGGTCTGGAAGTTGGAACCGACTGCTGGAGTTCACGGGAAAAGTTGGGACAGAGACAAGTTCTTCGGGTCCTGCCAGCTTAGCGCACTGAAGTCACTGGCTGAGCGTTCTGGCAGTAGGCTACACTGCAACGATGAAGAGTCTAAAACGTCGACTgaagaaacaagaaacatcAACAAGGGTGAGTGATCCCACGCTTCGTTACAAGATAAAATCTTAtctgttagttagctagctacgttTTGGCCCTTGTCCATGGCGTTCAGAAAATAGCTTAGGCTACTTGCTATCTTATTAAGGTAGAGCTTTGTAGAAGAACCAGGGTGTGTGTAACTCGAAGACCACCGATTCGCCTAATTTAATttaactatacatatatatatatatgtgtgtgtgtgtaattgtatgaTTTCTATAAGTAACTTAACATGACCATGTAGTGAATAAGTTAAGAGAGAGCCCATAACTACATGAAGCGGGCGAAAGAATGCGTGGATTTCATGATCAGACCGGCTGTCAAAAGACCGTCGCAGGGTTGATGCACCTTTATCAGCCACTTAAAGCGCCCCCAATTTCACAACAGAAACGCTAAATGTCtcggtttgttgttgttgaataGTTTGCATTTACTTTGTACCCTAATTAAAAGGATCTATTCGtgatacaaaatataaataatgatatACTTTGTGTTTATATGGAACATTTTCCGTAAAGCTACTTTTAAGGGAGTCTATTATTAAACGAACTCTAAAGTTAATTCGGATTGAAAATGTCTGTTACACCCTCGTTACGTTCACCAGAACCAGTTTTATTCAAAAGAGCAATAATGTTTGCTATGTAGTAGTCCAGGTTCTGCTTGAATGAAGTCATTCTGGATATGTGGAGGCTATTTCATAGCATCCTTAGTACACTATACAAACCTTCCTAGTTGAGGATTTTCACAGTGCCCATCATTCTCATGTAGGAATCCCATGTCTATGTAGGATTTACCTAATCCATTCTATGTGGTGATGGGCTTCTGTTTGACTGTCTACAGAAAGTTGTTCTTTAGGTTAAAGAATAATTAGGCAAACAGAAACAGTCCATCTTGCCATACAGAATAGACCATCTCTTGTCTATAGACTTGTATAGAGGacaaaaaacattcagtttaGTTACAGAAGAACAAAATGTAGCTCCAGATGTAGCCTAGATGTTGTCTTGGGGTCTTTTTCTTTGACATTGTATCTGCTGTGTATTCTGATGTCATCTTGTGGTTTGCTCAATGTTACAGAGTACAGAGTGGAGCAAGTATGACGAGCGTCTTATAAAAGCAGTGGAGAGTGGTGATGTAGCTAAAGTCACCGCCACACTCAAGAAGGGAGCCATCCCCACCAAACTAAACCCTGAAGGCCTCTCTGCGTGAGTGTCCCCCAATAATGGGCTCGTCTAATCATATATGTCTGTCAGTTCCTTTACAGTAATCCCCACGTTTCGGTCTAAATTATTCCATCCAGTctaaagaagtaaaaaaaatgacTTGAGCATGTTATGGAATTGTTCAGGGATTTTTTGTTACTGGAATCTTTCATTTGGATCTTAAGAACACATCTCTCTCCTTTTTGAAACCGATTTCTGATGTacctcattttttttaaattaaagtttgAGTGGCCAGTCAAAGAGCAGAAGCCCTGTAATTACGTCCATCGTAGAGAGCACTCTGTAGGAAAAAAGCTACCTTAACAACCACTTTTCTGTGACTTTTGAGACTTTTCAGTTAGGTGCTTCAGTCCTAAAATATTCACCTGCTCTAAAGAgtccttgaaaaaaaaaagtgttttcaaaGACTTTGGTGTGTCTACATTTGTCAGACATAATAatgagattttttgtttttcgaATAAGGTCATGCTATTGTCTACGCTTGATGCAACCTCACAACATGCTGTTGAATGCCATTGTGCTTTTCGAAGTGTGAACAAGGGCAAAATGGCAACGAGAAAAAATCTGTTTGTGCCTCCTCACTCCCATATTGGATAACAAGACTGTGAAGTAACACAAACGTTTCTGAACTTTCAGAGTGACTTGTAAAACTGGTTTAGTCCTTCTGAGTACAGAGGCAATACAAAGCCGATGGGAAAATAATCCCCTGCAGAGGGGTCAGATTGTTGTGAGGCTAGAGATTTACACTTAATAACAACTTTAGATGGCCAGGTTTTGGGCCACTGAAAGCCAATAAAAGTTTACATTTGTGACAAGTCTCATTTATATTAGTGAGCAATTTCAACTTCAACTCTACTAAGCTTACACCAGTGGGTTAAACTGAATTGTCAAAGCTCTCTGGATATTTTTTAGAGCgctaaacatttaaattaattgtgaCATGCGTCAGATGGCACCACTTAACTGGGTTGGCATAGATGATCCAGCTGCAGTAAGTACTAGATAATTGAAAAGGGGCATTCTTAGATATCATAATCAGAAGAGACTTTagatttgtctttttgtatCTCTTTTGGTCATTTTCTGGTCTGTTTGAGAGAACCTTAACAAGCAGTGGCCATATACTGGAATTATCCTATTGGTTAGTGGACTCACCATATAGCTGAATCACCAGGCGTTTCCCCTTTCCGGACCCAAACAGTTGAGAGGAGAGGTGAGCGGTCTACCAGGCAGCAATGCTATGTTGGTGTTTTAACTTCCGGGGGAAACGGAGCTGTTGGAGCTTCTTTTTCAGCCGTAAAGTTGTGAGTTTGATAGATATATGTATGCACTCTTCAAACTGTACTTCCCTCCCCCGTTACATTATTTTTGCACAAAGGAGGAGACCATTTGTGCTTCTACTTGCTGGTTATtcatcacacagacagaacCTTTCCTCATTGGTCCCTTCTCCCTTACTTTCATGATGTACTTCCTTTACAGCCATGACCTCCTTTGTCCCACAGAGGTTGGTCAGATGTACTGAATGCTGTCTGCCGTAGTATTTCCACTACCAGAGCTCTATGTACCCCTTGTTCTCCTCCTCATTCCACTCTTTCTGTCCACCAGTAGAGAAGCCATAGAATACTGAGGTCTGCTGTTGAGgtttgctgttgctgctggttCATCTGTTGGGATTTGTACACAACTATAAATGTTTGGTAGTTCCAAGGACAGGGCAGGTCAAGGGCTGTTGTCTAAACCTTCAGGGATCTTCTTAACTCGCTGAATGTTGTAGGCTCCTACCCAGTTGGTGTTACtttggtgtgtttgtctgtggtgGGTGCGCTATGTTAGCTATCCAACATGCTGAGGACTGCAAGAACAGATTAGGTTTTTGGAGATATTTTCTGcgaaatataattataattcagTAATGAATTCATTCTGAGGATTTGCACTCTGGGCAAATTTTAGTAAGCATGTAATGTTCATCAATCTTGCATTAGTGTTTGTTGGTATTGTAATTATTATACATGTAAAACCCAACAGAACTTGAAGGatggataaaaaagaaaaaagtagcTTATCCTAATATTACtgaagtattttattttaaaactcctcataaaatgaaatatgtatCAACACCTATTCAGTCAACCTCAAATGGTCTGCAAGTGATAAAATGTGTGATGCAGATTCAGTCTCCATTATATTCGTAGCTGGAACATTGCATTGTTAATATgtctcatttaaaataatactaaCGTCAATTCAGTTACGTTCTAACCTTACCGTTatctcttcttttttccacAGATAGTGACAGATTAAGAATCCAGCAGTGGCTGCTTGCCTTTTGCATAGTGTACATTGCAAAATCCCTTGGGTTGAATTAACGCAAATTTGACAAAAATGAACagtgaaagaaaacacattctgtgGGTTTTGCTATATTTGCCTAATGTGGACAAGCCCAGTGAGGTCGAGCTCAAAGAAAGAATTCTGATTCAGGCTGAGTATCTGCCCCCTGACTGCAATGACAAGACTAAATAACACCTGATTAAACACAGCGGTTC contains the following coding sequences:
- the morf4l1 gene encoding mortality factor 4-like protein 1 → MAPKQDPKPKFQEGERVLCFHGPLLYEAKCVKINIKDKQVKYFIHYSGWNKNWDEWVPESRVLKYVDSNLQKQKELQKANQDHYVEGRMRGVAPSKKIAAVQQKNVDVKAKKNKQKTPGAGEGTSTAEMPHPPRKKRARVDPTVESEETFINRVEVKVKIPEELKPWLVDDWDLITRQKQLFHLPAKKNVDAVLEDYANYKKSRGNSDNKEYAVNEVVAGIREYFNVMLGTQLLYKFERPQYAEILANHPDTSMSHVYGAPHLLRLFVRIGAMLAYTPLDEKSLSLLLSYLQDFLKYLVKNSCLFNACDYEVAPPEYHRKAV